A stretch of Primulina tabacum isolate GXHZ01 chromosome 13, ASM2559414v2, whole genome shotgun sequence DNA encodes these proteins:
- the LOC142521934 gene encoding uncharacterized protein LOC142521934, producing MVDIIISYFNYLICCFARSASAHKIIGRIQRLQVKEQEAQYIGNQRRIGGISAHTLIVHFGEEEWKERDFTDDSSFLEILNICKKFIDIYSVGLKVTDGDGKTLRNDKDLLAMLNEHEYVENIDIYVDVDETSQPLLFKLPEDNQTSDYIPIPRVPKVRDTRILGDYKTNEKVIVRGDVVNGSEQASTDQWFITISKNFDIKTGLQSISECTINKASSLAKIILNVP from the exons ATGGTTGATATAATTATTTCATActtcaattatctgatttgtTGTTTTGCAAGAAGTGCATCTGCCCACAAGATCATAGGGAGAATTCAAAGGCTACAGGTTAAAGAGCAAGAAGCTCAATACATCGGCAATCAACGAAGAATCG GTGGAATTTCAGCCCATACTCTTATTGTGCATTTTGGGGAAGAAGAATGGAAAGAAAGAGATTTTACAGACGATAGTTCTTTCTTAGAAATCTTGAACATATGTAAAAAGTTCATTGACATATATTCTGTTGGTTTAAAAGTCACGGATGGGGATGGTAAGACTTTGAGAAATGATAAAGATTTATTGGCTATGTTGAACGAACATGAATACGTGGAGAACATAGacatttatgttgatgtggatGAAACTTCCCAACCATTGCTCTTCAAACTGCCTGAAGACAATCAAACATCTG ATTATATCCCAATCCCAAGAGTTCCAAAAGTGAGAGATACTAGAATATTGGGTGATTATAAGACAAATGAGAAAGTCATAGTACGGGGGGATGTGGTAAATGGAAGTGAACAAGCTAGTACAGATCAATGGTTCATAACTATTTCGAAGAACTTTGATATCAAGACTGGCTTGCAATCTATCAGTGAATGTACGATCAACAAGGCAAGTTCTTtggctaaaataatattaaatgttCCATGA